The following are encoded together in the Citrus sinensis cultivar Valencia sweet orange chromosome 1, DVS_A1.0, whole genome shotgun sequence genome:
- the LOC102627898 gene encoding uncharacterized protein LOC102627898 isoform X2, translating into MQLTNSVEITQKSPEGPIKEKLPSEANKINNEKNGSVNDDDDDSVIDVSGKTVDFPLIESYGNRGGDNSVEGLYLYKNVLNLIPKSVGRYEKLRNLKFFGNEINLFPSEVGNLLGLECLQIKISSPGVNGFALNKLKGLKELELSKVPPRPSVLTLLSEIAGLKCLTKLSVCHFSIRYLPPEIGCLSNLEQLDLSFNKMKYLPTEICYLKALISLKVANNKLVELPSGLYLLQRLENLDLSNNRLTSLGSLDLCLMHNLQNLNLQYNKLLSYCQVPSWICCNLEGNGKDSSNDDFISSSAEMDVYEGPMLENDGNVSFSGSRHTSSSISTVSSSNSRSLTARKSSKQWKRHHLQQRARQERLNNSRKWRGEGHAQTSMKEGQRYKSGNLDALASETPSEEASDIIGLDDDDKQLLSPEAESENLLFSVEDDKIRSGTGLHVENCSCAGLESTGKEGNDECSKHDSSSLSTANGATEQDEGSSSENSKAVCKTKRHSDRDLDNPKPCKSRKSMGENSNASQKYSSVSFCSIEDRLPDGFYDAGRDRPFMQLTGYEQTPHLDSREVILVDRKSDEELDAIALSAQALVLHLKQLNGLTKDGVIEPVDNLQIALLLALFVSDHFGGSDRSGIVERTRKTVSGSNYRKPFVCTCSTGNSDSANTSQKQILDAVEDIVLSDLCEKSLRSIKSKRNSVVVPIGSVQFGVCRHRAVLLKYLCDRVEPPVPCELVRGYLDFQPHAWNTILVKKGDSWIRMIVDACRPHDIREEADPEYFIRYIPLYRTIAPFSTESDHSPCSGLDPGSFPSLSSCDEAGKSVSSSLFRCKFGSADAAAKVRTLKVCGSSADEIRNFEYSCLGEVRMLGALRHSCIVEMYGHKISSKWLPSADGNPEHHLLQSAIFMEYVKGGSVKNYIEKLSETGEKHVSVKLALFIAQDVAAALVELHSKHIMHRDIKSENILIDLERKKADGKPVVKLCDFDRAVPLRSFLHTCCIAHRGIPAPDVCVGTPRWMAPEVLRAMHKPNLYGLEVDIWSYGCLLLELLTLQVPYMGLSELEIHDLIQMGKRPRLTDELEALGSCHEHEVAQSGSGFEKPEAELETLSFLVDVFRRCTEENPTERPKAGDLYEMFVARTSSSISSRS; encoded by the exons ATGCAGCTAACAAATTCCGTTGAAATCACTCAGAAATCTCCTGAGGGTCCCATAAAAGAGAAACTTCCATCAGAAGccaacaaaatcaataatgaGAAAAACGGCAGTGTtaacgacgacgacgacgactcAGTCATTGACGTCTCCGGGAAGACCGTTGATTTTCCGTTAATTGAGAGTTACGGTAACAGGGGCGGCGATAATTCGGTCGAGGGCTTGTATTTGTACAAGAATGTGTTGAATTTGATTCCGAAATCGGTGGGTCGATACGAGAAGttgagaaatttgaaattttttggaaACGAGATAAATTTGTTTCCGTCTGAGGTCGGGAATTTGTTGGGGTTAGAATGCTTGCAGATAAAAATATCGTCACCGGGGGTTAATGGGTTCGCTTTGAATAAATTGAAGGGGTTGAAGGAGCTTGAGCTGAGTAAGGTTCCTCCGCGACCCTCAGTTTTGACGTTGTTGAGTGAGATTGCTGGGCTCAAGTGCCTGACTAAGCTCTCTGTTTGTCATTTCTCTATTAG ATACCTTCCTCCTGAGATTGGCTGCTTAAGTAATTTGGAGCAGTTAGATCTTTCATTCAATAAGATGAAGTATTTGCCTACTGAAATATGTTATTTGAAGgctttgatatctctgaaggTTGCGAATAATAAGTTGGTAGAATTACCTTCTGGTTTATACTTATTGCAAAGACTGGAGAACTTGGACCTTTCGAATAATAGGCTGACTTCATTGGGTTCTCTTGACCTTTGCTTAATGCACAACCTTCAGAATTTGAACCTTCAG TACAATAAGCTTCTAAGTTATTGTCAAGTACCTTCATGGATATGCTGTAATTTAGAAGGAAATGGCAAAGACTCATCCAATGATGATTTCATCAGTTCCTCGGCAGAAATGGATGTATATGAAGGCCCGATGCTGGAGAATGATGGAAATGTTTCTTTTAGTG GTTCCCGTCACACCTCATCTAGCATATCAACTGTATCCTCCTCAAACAGTAGATCTCTGACAGCTCGGAAGTCAAGTAAGCAGTGGAAGCGACATCATCTGCAACAGAGAGCTCGACAAGAACGTTTAAACAACAGCAGGAAGTGGAGAGGTGAAGGACACGCACAGACATCAATGAAGGAAGGTCAAAGATACAAATCGGGCAATTTAGATGCCTTGGCCTCTGAAACTCCTTCAGAAGAAGCATCAGACATCATAGGCctggatgatgatgataagcAATTACTTTCTCCGGAGGCTGAAAGTGAAAATTTGCTTTTCAGTGTTGAAGATGATAAAATCAGATCCGGCACAGGGTTACATGTAGAGAATTGTTCGTGTGCTGGTCTTGAGTCTACAGGAAAAGAGGGTAATGATGAATGTTCCAAGCATGATTCATCTTCACTCTCTACAGCAAATGGAGCTACTGAGCAGGATGAAGGTTCATCTTCTGAAAATTCTAAAGCTGTTTGTAAGACAAAGAGGCATTCTGACAGGGATCTTGATAATCCCAAGCCATGCAAATCCCGAAAATCGATGGGGGAGAACTCCAATGCATCACAGAAATATAGTAGTGTCTCTTTTTGCAGCATTGAGGATCGTCTGCCAGATGGTTTTTATGATGCCGGACGTGACCGGCCCTTCATGCAGTTGACAGGTTATGAGCAAACTCCGCATCTCGACTCCCGTGAAGTCATCCTTGTGGAcag AAAAAGTGATGAAGAGTTGGATGCAATTGCTCTTTCTGCTCAAGCTTTAGTACTTCATTTAAAGCAGTTGAATGGTTTAACCAAAGATGGGGTTATAGAACCTGTTGATAATCTGCAGATAGCATTGTTGCTTGCTCTTTTTGTATCAGATCATTTTGGAGGCAGTGACAGAAGTGGTATTGTTGAAAGGACACGAAAAACTGTATCTGGTTCAAATTACAGGAAGCCTTTTGTTTGTACTTGTTCTACTGGGAACAGCGACAGTGCTAACACTTCCCAAAAACAGATTTTGGATGCTGTAGAAGATATAGTTTTATCTGATCTCTGTGAAAAATCTCTGCGTTCTATTAAGTCAAAGCGAAATTCTGTTGTAGTTCCTATAGGGAGTGTGCAGTTTGGTGTCTGTAGACACCGAGCAGTGCTTTTGAAG TATCTATGTGATAGGGTTGAACCTCCTGTTCCTTGCGAGCTTGTTAGGGGTTACTTGGATTTCCAACCACATGCGTGGAATACCATCCTTGTTAAGAAGGGTGATTCATGGATTCGCATGATAGTCGATGCATGCCGTCCACATGATATAAGAGAAGAGGCAGATCCagaatattttattag GTACATTCCTCTCTATAGGACAATAGCTCCTTTTTCAACTGAAAGTGATCACAGTCCTTGTTCTGGTCTTGATCCTGGTTCTTTTCCCTCCCTGAGCTCCTGTGATGAAGCTGGGAAATCAGTTTCAAGTTCTCTTTTTCGGTGCAAATTTGGATCAGCTGATGCTGCAGCAAAG GTGCGTACCTTAAAGGTTTGTGGGAGTTCAGCTGATGAAATCAGAAACTTTGAATATAGTTGTTTAGGAGAAGTGAGAATGTTGGGTGCTCTGAGACATTCCTGCATAGTAGAAATGTATGGGCATAAGATATCTTCCAAGTGGCTCCCTTCAGCAGATGGAAATCCAGAGCATCATTTGTTACAGTCTGCGATTTTCATGGAGTATGTTAAGGGGGGATCTGTGAAG AATTATATAGAGAAGCTATCAGAAACTGGTGAGAAACATGTATCAGTGAAGTTGGCATTGTTTATTGCTCAAGATGTTGCAGCAGCATTGGTAGAGTTGCATTCAAAGCATATTATGCATCGTGACATAAAAAGTGAAAACATATTGATTGATCTGGAGAGGAAGAAAGCTGACGGAAAGCCTGTTGTGAAGCTCTGTGATTTTGATAGAGCAGTGCCTCTGCGGTCTTTTTTGCACACATGCTGTATTGCTCATAGGGGGATACCTGCTCCAGACGTTTGTGTTGGAACACCACGGTGGATGGCTCCAGAGGTTTTGCGGGCAATGCATAAACCAAATCTATATGGACTA GAAGTTGACATATGGTCCTATGGATGCCTGCTGCTTGAGTTGCTGACTCTGCAAGTCCCATATATGGGGTTGTCTGAACTAGAGATTCACGATCTTATTCag ATGGGTAAGCGCCCGCGGCTAACAGATGAACTGGAGGCCCTAGGATCGTGCCATGAGCATGAAGTCGCTCAATCCGGCTCAGGGTTTGAGAAACCGGAGGCAGAATTAGAAACACTTAGTTTCCTTGTTGATGTGTTTCGCCGTTGTACGGAGGAAAATCCAACAGAACGTCCTAAAGCTGGAGATCTATATGAAATGTTCGTTGCACGCACAAGTAGTTCAATCAGTTCAAGGAGTTAG
- the LOC102627898 gene encoding uncharacterized protein LOC102627898 isoform X1: MQLTNSVEITQKSPEGPIKEKLPSEANKINNEKNGSVNDDDDDSVIDVSGKTVDFPLIESYGNRGGDNSVEGLYLYKNVLNLIPKSVGRYEKLRNLKFFGNEINLFPSEVGNLLGLECLQIKISSPGVNGFALNKLKGLKELELSKVPPRPSVLTLLSEIAGLKCLTKLSVCHFSIRYLPPEIGCLSNLEQLDLSFNKMKYLPTEICYLKALISLKVANNKLVELPSGLYLLQRLENLDLSNNRLTSLGSLDLCLMHNLQNLNLQYNKLLSYCQVPSWICCNLEGNGKDSSNDDFISSSAEMDVYEGPMLENDGNVSFSESDAGSRHTSSSISTVSSSNSRSLTARKSSKQWKRHHLQQRARQERLNNSRKWRGEGHAQTSMKEGQRYKSGNLDALASETPSEEASDIIGLDDDDKQLLSPEAESENLLFSVEDDKIRSGTGLHVENCSCAGLESTGKEGNDECSKHDSSSLSTANGATEQDEGSSSENSKAVCKTKRHSDRDLDNPKPCKSRKSMGENSNASQKYSSVSFCSIEDRLPDGFYDAGRDRPFMQLTGYEQTPHLDSREVILVDRKSDEELDAIALSAQALVLHLKQLNGLTKDGVIEPVDNLQIALLLALFVSDHFGGSDRSGIVERTRKTVSGSNYRKPFVCTCSTGNSDSANTSQKQILDAVEDIVLSDLCEKSLRSIKSKRNSVVVPIGSVQFGVCRHRAVLLKYLCDRVEPPVPCELVRGYLDFQPHAWNTILVKKGDSWIRMIVDACRPHDIREEADPEYFIRYIPLYRTIAPFSTESDHSPCSGLDPGSFPSLSSCDEAGKSVSSSLFRCKFGSADAAAKVRTLKVCGSSADEIRNFEYSCLGEVRMLGALRHSCIVEMYGHKISSKWLPSADGNPEHHLLQSAIFMEYVKGGSVKNYIEKLSETGEKHVSVKLALFIAQDVAAALVELHSKHIMHRDIKSENILIDLERKKADGKPVVKLCDFDRAVPLRSFLHTCCIAHRGIPAPDVCVGTPRWMAPEVLRAMHKPNLYGLEVDIWSYGCLLLELLTLQVPYMGLSELEIHDLIQMGKRPRLTDELEALGSCHEHEVAQSGSGFEKPEAELETLSFLVDVFRRCTEENPTERPKAGDLYEMFVARTSSSISSRS; encoded by the exons ATGCAGCTAACAAATTCCGTTGAAATCACTCAGAAATCTCCTGAGGGTCCCATAAAAGAGAAACTTCCATCAGAAGccaacaaaatcaataatgaGAAAAACGGCAGTGTtaacgacgacgacgacgactcAGTCATTGACGTCTCCGGGAAGACCGTTGATTTTCCGTTAATTGAGAGTTACGGTAACAGGGGCGGCGATAATTCGGTCGAGGGCTTGTATTTGTACAAGAATGTGTTGAATTTGATTCCGAAATCGGTGGGTCGATACGAGAAGttgagaaatttgaaattttttggaaACGAGATAAATTTGTTTCCGTCTGAGGTCGGGAATTTGTTGGGGTTAGAATGCTTGCAGATAAAAATATCGTCACCGGGGGTTAATGGGTTCGCTTTGAATAAATTGAAGGGGTTGAAGGAGCTTGAGCTGAGTAAGGTTCCTCCGCGACCCTCAGTTTTGACGTTGTTGAGTGAGATTGCTGGGCTCAAGTGCCTGACTAAGCTCTCTGTTTGTCATTTCTCTATTAG ATACCTTCCTCCTGAGATTGGCTGCTTAAGTAATTTGGAGCAGTTAGATCTTTCATTCAATAAGATGAAGTATTTGCCTACTGAAATATGTTATTTGAAGgctttgatatctctgaaggTTGCGAATAATAAGTTGGTAGAATTACCTTCTGGTTTATACTTATTGCAAAGACTGGAGAACTTGGACCTTTCGAATAATAGGCTGACTTCATTGGGTTCTCTTGACCTTTGCTTAATGCACAACCTTCAGAATTTGAACCTTCAG TACAATAAGCTTCTAAGTTATTGTCAAGTACCTTCATGGATATGCTGTAATTTAGAAGGAAATGGCAAAGACTCATCCAATGATGATTTCATCAGTTCCTCGGCAGAAATGGATGTATATGAAGGCCCGATGCTGGAGAATGATGGAAATGTTTCTTTTAGTG AAAGTGATGCAGGTTCCCGTCACACCTCATCTAGCATATCAACTGTATCCTCCTCAAACAGTAGATCTCTGACAGCTCGGAAGTCAAGTAAGCAGTGGAAGCGACATCATCTGCAACAGAGAGCTCGACAAGAACGTTTAAACAACAGCAGGAAGTGGAGAGGTGAAGGACACGCACAGACATCAATGAAGGAAGGTCAAAGATACAAATCGGGCAATTTAGATGCCTTGGCCTCTGAAACTCCTTCAGAAGAAGCATCAGACATCATAGGCctggatgatgatgataagcAATTACTTTCTCCGGAGGCTGAAAGTGAAAATTTGCTTTTCAGTGTTGAAGATGATAAAATCAGATCCGGCACAGGGTTACATGTAGAGAATTGTTCGTGTGCTGGTCTTGAGTCTACAGGAAAAGAGGGTAATGATGAATGTTCCAAGCATGATTCATCTTCACTCTCTACAGCAAATGGAGCTACTGAGCAGGATGAAGGTTCATCTTCTGAAAATTCTAAAGCTGTTTGTAAGACAAAGAGGCATTCTGACAGGGATCTTGATAATCCCAAGCCATGCAAATCCCGAAAATCGATGGGGGAGAACTCCAATGCATCACAGAAATATAGTAGTGTCTCTTTTTGCAGCATTGAGGATCGTCTGCCAGATGGTTTTTATGATGCCGGACGTGACCGGCCCTTCATGCAGTTGACAGGTTATGAGCAAACTCCGCATCTCGACTCCCGTGAAGTCATCCTTGTGGAcag AAAAAGTGATGAAGAGTTGGATGCAATTGCTCTTTCTGCTCAAGCTTTAGTACTTCATTTAAAGCAGTTGAATGGTTTAACCAAAGATGGGGTTATAGAACCTGTTGATAATCTGCAGATAGCATTGTTGCTTGCTCTTTTTGTATCAGATCATTTTGGAGGCAGTGACAGAAGTGGTATTGTTGAAAGGACACGAAAAACTGTATCTGGTTCAAATTACAGGAAGCCTTTTGTTTGTACTTGTTCTACTGGGAACAGCGACAGTGCTAACACTTCCCAAAAACAGATTTTGGATGCTGTAGAAGATATAGTTTTATCTGATCTCTGTGAAAAATCTCTGCGTTCTATTAAGTCAAAGCGAAATTCTGTTGTAGTTCCTATAGGGAGTGTGCAGTTTGGTGTCTGTAGACACCGAGCAGTGCTTTTGAAG TATCTATGTGATAGGGTTGAACCTCCTGTTCCTTGCGAGCTTGTTAGGGGTTACTTGGATTTCCAACCACATGCGTGGAATACCATCCTTGTTAAGAAGGGTGATTCATGGATTCGCATGATAGTCGATGCATGCCGTCCACATGATATAAGAGAAGAGGCAGATCCagaatattttattag GTACATTCCTCTCTATAGGACAATAGCTCCTTTTTCAACTGAAAGTGATCACAGTCCTTGTTCTGGTCTTGATCCTGGTTCTTTTCCCTCCCTGAGCTCCTGTGATGAAGCTGGGAAATCAGTTTCAAGTTCTCTTTTTCGGTGCAAATTTGGATCAGCTGATGCTGCAGCAAAG GTGCGTACCTTAAAGGTTTGTGGGAGTTCAGCTGATGAAATCAGAAACTTTGAATATAGTTGTTTAGGAGAAGTGAGAATGTTGGGTGCTCTGAGACATTCCTGCATAGTAGAAATGTATGGGCATAAGATATCTTCCAAGTGGCTCCCTTCAGCAGATGGAAATCCAGAGCATCATTTGTTACAGTCTGCGATTTTCATGGAGTATGTTAAGGGGGGATCTGTGAAG AATTATATAGAGAAGCTATCAGAAACTGGTGAGAAACATGTATCAGTGAAGTTGGCATTGTTTATTGCTCAAGATGTTGCAGCAGCATTGGTAGAGTTGCATTCAAAGCATATTATGCATCGTGACATAAAAAGTGAAAACATATTGATTGATCTGGAGAGGAAGAAAGCTGACGGAAAGCCTGTTGTGAAGCTCTGTGATTTTGATAGAGCAGTGCCTCTGCGGTCTTTTTTGCACACATGCTGTATTGCTCATAGGGGGATACCTGCTCCAGACGTTTGTGTTGGAACACCACGGTGGATGGCTCCAGAGGTTTTGCGGGCAATGCATAAACCAAATCTATATGGACTA GAAGTTGACATATGGTCCTATGGATGCCTGCTGCTTGAGTTGCTGACTCTGCAAGTCCCATATATGGGGTTGTCTGAACTAGAGATTCACGATCTTATTCag ATGGGTAAGCGCCCGCGGCTAACAGATGAACTGGAGGCCCTAGGATCGTGCCATGAGCATGAAGTCGCTCAATCCGGCTCAGGGTTTGAGAAACCGGAGGCAGAATTAGAAACACTTAGTTTCCTTGTTGATGTGTTTCGCCGTTGTACGGAGGAAAATCCAACAGAACGTCCTAAAGCTGGAGATCTATATGAAATGTTCGTTGCACGCACAAGTAGTTCAATCAGTTCAAGGAGTTAG